From Sphingomonas nostoxanthinifaciens, a single genomic window includes:
- the trbF gene encoding conjugal transfer protein TrbF has product MRFKRAVQRYGRTPEPETPFHRAGQLWDERIGSARVQARNWRLMAFACLGLTSALSGGLLWQSLQSRVVPYVVEVDRLGEPRAVSAAEAGFRPTDPQIAWFLGRFVTDIRSVSLDPVLMRQSWLSAYDFTTKRGAIFLGDYARAADPFGHAGEKTVSVQVTSIVRASDRSFQVKWIETTFDRGAQTGVAHWTAIVTVVLKGPVTADTLRKNPLGLYVDGIDWMRELEPAATASASQQAPAKPVAAPAADIPLGSPLDPGLAQPRM; this is encoded by the coding sequence ATGCGCTTCAAGCGAGCGGTGCAACGCTATGGGCGAACGCCCGAACCCGAGACACCCTTCCATCGGGCCGGCCAGCTCTGGGACGAACGGATAGGCTCGGCCCGCGTACAGGCGCGCAACTGGCGACTGATGGCCTTTGCCTGCCTAGGCCTCACCAGCGCATTGTCCGGCGGTCTGCTCTGGCAATCGCTGCAGAGCCGCGTGGTGCCCTATGTTGTCGAGGTTGATCGTCTCGGCGAGCCGAGGGCGGTCAGCGCGGCGGAGGCAGGCTTCCGCCCGACCGATCCGCAGATCGCGTGGTTCCTCGGCCGCTTCGTCACCGATATCCGTTCGGTCTCGCTCGACCCGGTGCTGATGCGGCAATCGTGGCTCTCAGCCTACGACTTCACCACCAAGCGTGGAGCGATCTTCCTCGGCGACTATGCGCGTGCCGCCGATCCATTTGGCCATGCCGGCGAGAAGACGGTGTCGGTTCAAGTGACCAGCATCGTGCGAGCTTCCGACCGATCTTTCCAAGTGAAATGGATCGAGACGACGTTCGACCGCGGCGCACAGACCGGCGTCGCACATTGGACGGCGATCGTCACCGTCGTGCTCAAGGGGCCGGTAACGGCCGACACGCTGCGGAAGAATCCGCTCGGTCTCTATGTCGATGGGATCGACTGGATGCGCGAGCTCGAACCCGCCGCGACTGCCTCGGCATCTCAGCAGGCGCCAGCGAAGCCCGTCGCAGCACCGGCCGCCGATATCCCGCTTGGATCGCCGCTCGATCCCGGCCTCGCTCAACCCCGCATGTGA
- the trbG gene encoding P-type conjugative transfer protein TrbG: protein MKSILLATTIIAAAPALADTPAATPPASPQAPAVSAPPAMATPSAPPITHRDRPPSAAELRVRAANHSATLEPAVSGYLNATQVYPYAEGALFHVFTAPGQVTDIALQSGETLGAVAAGDTVRWVIGDTSSGSGETKRTHVLVKPFSAGLATNVVITTDRRTYHLSLTSTERTAMAALSWTYPQDALIAYKAAVEQARAALPVASGLSIDQLHFDYAITGDQPAWRPLRAFDDGRQTFIEFPASLAVGEAPPLFLVDAKGTASLVNYRVQSRFYVVDRLFDAAELRLGLKHQDIVRISRTTEAYSRRRAS from the coding sequence ATGAAATCGATTCTGCTTGCGACAACGATCATCGCTGCCGCCCCCGCGCTCGCTGACACTCCGGCCGCTACGCCACCGGCATCGCCCCAGGCACCGGCTGTCAGCGCACCGCCGGCAATGGCCACACCATCGGCCCCGCCAATCACACATCGTGATCGGCCGCCGTCGGCCGCGGAGCTTCGAGTGCGAGCCGCCAACCACTCGGCGACGTTGGAGCCGGCCGTGAGCGGCTACCTCAATGCGACGCAAGTCTATCCCTATGCAGAGGGTGCGCTCTTCCACGTCTTCACGGCACCAGGCCAAGTGACCGACATCGCCCTTCAGTCCGGCGAAACGCTGGGCGCAGTCGCGGCCGGCGATACGGTCCGCTGGGTCATTGGTGACACCAGCAGCGGCAGCGGCGAAACCAAGCGGACGCATGTCCTCGTCAAGCCGTTCTCGGCGGGGCTCGCGACCAATGTCGTCATTACCACCGACCGCCGGACCTATCACCTGTCGCTGACCAGCACGGAGCGGACGGCGATGGCGGCGCTGTCGTGGACTTATCCGCAGGATGCCCTGATTGCTTACAAGGCGGCGGTCGAGCAGGCACGCGCGGCGCTGCCGGTGGCTTCCGGCCTGTCGATCGACCAGCTTCATTTCGATTATGCGATCACCGGCGACCAGCCGGCGTGGCGTCCGCTGCGCGCATTTGACGATGGGCGGCAGACCTTTATCGAGTTCCCAGCGAGCCTTGCTGTCGGGGAAGCGCCACCGCTCTTCCTCGTCGATGCAAAGGGCACCGCAAGCCTCGTCAACTATCGCGTGCAGAGCCGCTTCTACGTCGTCGACCGGCTGTTCGACGCCGCCGAATTGCGTCTGGGCCTCAAGCATCAGGACATCGTCCGCATCAGCCGGACGACCGAGGCCTATAGCCGTCGGAGGGCATCGTGA